The Bdellovibrionales bacterium genome segment CCTCGCCCAATACCCTCCGGAACAGGTTCGGCAAACGAAATGCCACGACAAAAGCATCGGTTACCGTCCGGGAAAAATAGGAGGCAAGCACGATATCTCGAACCAAGCCCAGGATCCGACTCGCGATCGTGCCTAGGGACATAGCCCCGGCCGACCTCATAACAGATTGTTTTTTCTCATGCTTTTCCAAAAGACTCGCTCATTTCACTTCTCCGGCTTTATGGGCTCTGCGCTTGCGCTCCGCCCCAGTCTATGATATGTCCGGACGACTAATGTGTTTAAGAGTGTATCTTTGTTAAGTTTTTTCCCGTAAGACTCTCAATTGAATAGAGTTAATCATTGGAGGTTATAATTGGCAAATCATAAGTCAGCCGCAAAACGGGCCCGCCAGACAGTAGTTAAAACAGCGCGCAACTCACGTGGCAAGAGTGCCGTTCGAACCTACGAAAAGAACCTACAGAAGGCCTTGGAGCTAGGAGATAAAAATTCAGTTCAACAATTGCTGGTTTTGTTCTCTTCTAAAGCAGGAAAAGCGGCCCAAAAAGGTGTCTGCACAGCTAAATCTGTCTCAAGAAAAATTGGCAGACTTTCTAAACAAGTTCACCAGTTGGTTTCATCCAAATAGTTTTCATTTTCAAAGCTATTTCTCGCTGAATGATTAACACAATGAAATCTGCTATTCGGGTTGCGCGACAGCCCTGAATAGCCACAAAATTCATTGGGGTTAAACACTAAATTTCGGGGTTTTGAGTTTCAGCGGCCAATTTGGAAGCCACGTATATTCTGATTCTTCTTTTCATCTGAAAGTCTAAATTTTGAAACTCAATTCCAAATTTCTTGCCCTGAGGATGGCAGTAACGCACAGCTCCTCTCACGACCACATATTGGAAATCCAGCAAAAGAAATGTGAGGAGAATAAGTTGATTTTCCTGCATGGGAATATTCGATCCGATGAGCATTCCACCCTCACCAATTTCCCAGCTGTTTCCAATGTAATATTGACCCTTAAGCAAAATCCCAATTTGGCGCACAAAAGCACGGCGAGGAACTCTCCGTCGTCTTCTGCCGCTCTCCGCAACTGGACTTCCTTTATTTATTTCTTCTGTATTCGTCATTTTCGCCCACGATAAATCCAATTCCGCACATCTGCTGAACCTATCGGCACAATATCGAGCGAGCTTTATTGTGCACAAGTTCGAATGATGAAGTTTTCCAACCAAATATGACTTGAAAGCGGGGTGGATTTAAGAGCTCGATCTGTCTCATGAAGGGCTACCAAGGTTCGATTGATTTTATCGAAGGACCAACTGCGAGACTGATTAATGTATTCCTGTAGAAAAAATTGGGAAACTCCTGCTTTGGCGCTCAGACTTTTTCCACCCAATCCTTCAGATAATCCCTCGCGCACTATATGGAGAATACGGACATGGCGAGTGATCAGACTCAAGGCCCCAACTTCGCTTTGGCCGTGCTCCAAAAGATTGGCGAGACAAATCAAAGCATGAGCCCTATCTTTCCGACCAATGGCATTGGCTAAATCAAAGACGCTGTCAATTCTTGAGCGAGAAACGAGCCGCATGACATCG includes the following:
- a CDS encoding PilZ domain-containing protein — its product is MTNTEEINKGSPVAESGRRRRRVPRRAFVRQIGILLKGQYYIGNSWEIGEGGMLIGSNIPMQENQLILLTFLLLDFQYVVVRGAVRYCHPQGKKFGIEFQNLDFQMKRRIRIYVASKLAAETQNPEI
- the rpsT gene encoding 30S ribosomal protein S20; the encoded protein is MANHKSAAKRARQTVVKTARNSRGKSAVRTYEKNLQKALELGDKNSVQQLLVLFSSKAGKAAQKGVCTAKSVSRKIGRLSKQVHQLVSSK